The segment GCTGTTGAGGAAGCTGAGTCTGAACCTGAATCAGATTGATCTGTTTGGTGTGACGGTCGGGCCTGGTTCGTTTACCGGCGTGCGCGTCGGGCTTTCCACTATCAAGGGATTTGCTCATTCGTTGAATAAGCCGGTTGTTGGCGTCTCATCATTAGCCGCTCATGCGCGGGCTGCGGGAACGATCGGCTTGGTCTGTGTTTGTTTGGACGCGCTCAGGGGCGAGGTATATGCCCAGCTCTTCGATGTGCATCAAGACGGCACAGTTGAATCGCTGACCGATCCGAGCCTTGCCTTGCCGGGGCTTGTGTACGCTTCACTGATTGATGAACCGACGCTCACGTTGATCGGCGATGGCGTGCTGGCATCGTTGGATGTTTTACAGGATGAAGCTGCCACCGCCAGGAAAAACATCATCATTTCACCCTTCATCCGATCGGTGAAGGATGCCTGGGTCGTTATTCAAGACGTTCCATATCTGGCGCCGGCGGTTGTTGCCTTGACCGTTCAGGAAGCTGAACGAGGACACAGCGCATCGGCAGCAGAACTCCTTGCATTGTATGTTCGCCCGGCGGATGCTGAACTGAAACGGCGCTACTGAGGCTGCTCGGTGAGCCTTACGTGTATGATGCAACCAGGTTGTATATCGAGAAGACAGCGTAGCCAATGTAAAACGCGCTGACGAGCGACATCAATGTTGTCATCATCACGCCTGGACGAGCCGTCGGTGGCAACAAGCGGCGATTCATGAGCAACGTCACTGGGCAGTAAATCGCCATAGCAATCCCGCCAACGAATCCCGTCAGAAAGAGGAAACCTTGCGCTCGCGTTGATGTTTCCAGCACATAAGTCAGCAGGCAACCGAGGCTCATCCACAGCGTTGCCACCAAGGCATACCAAAAGCCTAATGGCCGCGCTCGTCCAAAGGCGAAATTGGTATGGATGATGTCGGAGATGCTGCGGGCGACGCCGTCAACCAATGTCAGTTGCGTTGACATCAATGTGGCCACTGCGACGAGCAGGAAAACGGTTGTGGCCGGCTTGAAAATCTGCCCCAAAGCAATCGCTTCGAGCGAGAGAAATGTGATTTCCTTGTTTTGATAAAATGGCTGCATGCCGTGCCACTGGATACTTCCTTGTTGCGTCATCGGGTAGACAACGGCCAATGAGGCGAAGATGAAGAGAAAAATCGTAAAGCTGTTGAGCAGCCAGAAAAACAGCAGTTGGTCTTGAATCGCATGTTTCCACCATTGTCGCCACCGGCGCGCATTGGCATAGTTCTCGACGAACCGATAGCCGGTCAATGAATCGCGTGGATGCCGATCACGTAAGATACTGGTCAGAGCCGGCAGTCGCGCGCCCATGCCCATGTGCTTATCGCGCAGGTAAAAGCTGAAAAAGAGATTGGCCGTGCCGCCCGCGCCGGCAAAGACGATCCAACTGAAAAACTCAGCGTAACTGATCGCCGGGTGCTTGTACCCAACGTTGAGCGCGCCTTGGCCAATCTCCTGCCATAGACGAGGCGAACCAGACAACCACGCCAACAACAATAAGCCAACGAGCACGATGATGACCATCGCTGAGGTCGAACGTTCGACAGATTTGTAAATCAGTGTTGGTCCAAAAAGCGTCAGCGCCACCAGCGCAAATGTCAGCGTTGTCCAAAGCCAATCGGGTCCGCCTTCCTGCGGCGTGGCCAGCGGGCCTAGAAATAACGCTCGCATCGCTTCACCACAACTGCGAGCCCAACCGGGCAGCAACCAGGAAGTGATGTTGATCAAAATGAACAAAGGAGCAAAGCCGCGCCAAATGCGTGAAAATCCAGTGTACGCGGTTTCTCCGGTGGCCAGCGTGTATCGCGCCACTTCAAGGTTAATGATCATCTGCAAGAGAATGCCTACGCCAGCCGCCCAAATCATCCCTGTGCCAAAACGGCCCACAGCCGTTGGCCAAATAATCAATTCGCCTGCGCCGATGGAAAGACCGAGCAGCACAGCCCCCGGACCAACGAGTTTCCAGAAGCTACCCGGATAGGCCGGCAAATCAGCCGGTTGATATGGCGGCAGATGCGCGCTTCCGAAAGGAGCGAGTCTCAACTTCAGGAACAAGCCCCGAAGCAAATTCCAATGCCCAGGACGTGACGTGATGGGCTTGTGACTGTTGTTAAGCGCATGGTTGCTGCCACATGACAGGCCCATCATCATCGCTGGCCCCGTTTAGCATTTCGATATTCGCGCTTGAGGCCTTTCTATTTGGCCGTTTGCTCGAGGTAATCGAGCAATAGATTGGCAGCCACTTTGGTGCCGACGAGCAGACTGTCTTCATCCACATCAAACTCCGGCGTATGGATCATCGCGGTGATGCCTTTGGCTTTGTTGCCAACACCGAGAAAGAAAAAGAAGCCTGGCACCTCTCGCGCCAGGTAGGAGAAATCTTCGGAGCCCATTTGCGGCGGCGATGAGAACACGCGATCAAGCCCGACGACGCGGCGAACTGTGGGAAGCATCTGTTGCCCGAGCTGGGGATCGTTGATGGTGACGGCTGCGCCTGGAATGTAACTCATCGTGTAACTGGCGCCAAAGCTCTCGGTCACTCCTTTGAGCGTTTGATGAATCATCTGTTCAACCATGCTGCGTGTCTGTTCGTTCAACGTTCGCACGGTTCCTTCCAGTTTGACTTCGTCGCTGATGATATTGAACCGGTTTCCCCCTTGGATGCTTCCGATAGTGAGGACAATCGGGTCTTGTGTGTTTGTGCGACGCGATCGAATCGTCTGAAGCGCAACGACCGCGTGAGCGGCCACCACAACGGCGTCTATGCCTTCATGCGGATAGGCGCCGTGTACCTTTTTGCCGCGAATCGTAATGGTGAAGCGATCAGCCGACGCCATGACGGGGCCGACATTGTAACCAATAGTGCCGACTTCCATCAGCGGCATGACGTGCAATCCGAAGATCGCTGATGGGCGGGGATTCTCCAGCGCACCTTCTTTAATCATCAGCAACGCGCCGCCTTCTTCGCCGGCTGGCGGGCCTTCTTCAGCCGGCTGAAATAGGAATTTGATTGTGCCAGGAATGTAGCTTTTCATCTGACTGAGCACTTCGGCCACGCCTAGTCCAATGGTCATGTGAACATCGTGGCCACAAGCATGTTTGACGCCGGGATGACGCGATTTATAAGGCACGTCAATCGTCTCCTCGATCGGCAACGCGTCCATGTCGGCGCGGTAGGCCACAACGGGACCTGGCTTGTCGCCTTTGAGCAGCGCCACAACGCCGTGCTTGGCCACACCGGTTTTCACCTGCAATCCAAGCTGACGCAATCGCTCGGCGATGACGCGGGCGGTGCGCTCTTCACGGTTGGAGAGTTCCGGGTACATGTGAAAGTCTCGGCGGGTCGCCACCAGTTTATCCTTCATGGCTTCGACCAGACGAGCAATTTGTTCAGTGGCGGCGGCGCGTTGACTGACCACCGACTGCGGCAGCATACAGACGATCAGAATGGCAATCAGACATGACTTGTTCACGGTTATTCTGACTCCTTCTCGATTGATTTCGTGCCTAGGAGGCCTTACAGTAGCAAATTTCCTCATCGCCTGGCAACAGTGACTAGCCGTTTCAGAGAAGAGTGCTCAAAAGTGGGAAAAGAGGAGTCTTGGCTGTTACCAGGTTTGGTTGAACACGGCCTTAGGGGACGGATTCTGTTGTTTCCGACGCTTTGGTCTTCAGGCTAGTCGGCTCAACTCACCTCACACTGCTTACACTGCGCTTGCGCTTTCTCCAATCGCTTTGGGCCTTATGTGCACGATGGCTCGCTGCCGACGCGTTTGATTTCCTCGGGCCATTCCTTAATTCCACACACTGTCGGAGGGATTCCCTTCTTTCAGGCACCAATGTGGAAACGATCACTCTGATGGCGACTGTATCATTACAAACGCAACACTCGCATCGGCCCACGCAGGCCGGCTTGGGCCAATTTTTTGGCCTGGGGAGAGTTTGGTGTAATTGCGATACGACCGTCGGTGGACACCCAGTAATAGTCGCCCTGGGTTATCTTGTTCAGTGCTGGGGCGTGGTTAGACAACCAACTTTTCAGCCATTCCAATTTGCCTAGCATGCCTGTGATGCTATGGGATGACGCAGGATGCACTTCTACCCACACGGCAACTTCGCTATTGCTGCGGCGAACTCCGATGCCGTAGTCCCAGCGGGGCTCGTTTGGATAGGACTCTTTGAGGGCACTGTCCAAATTAACACTTCCGCTCAATTGTTGAGGCTTGGTGTATCGTATGCGGGCGGCATCGTTGTCAGACAAGGCCTGCAATCCAGGCCGGTAATGGTGGCTGAGGTTCGAAGTTAGGTTGACCGCTTCCTGGAAGGTCATAATTCAGGTCTAGTTAACCATGTCGGTTCACCACGTCGGCCACGACCTTATTCACAAGCCCGCTGAATTCAGTGAGGCCTCCCCAGCCGGCTTCCCTTTCCTCTTCCGAGCCGGGGTCTAATCTAGAAATGTCCCTCGTTTGACCATCGCGGCCAAAGTAGTAGACTCGGACTTCTTTTTGTAGCACGGCGGAAGCGACCTCCTTCATCGGCTTCGTCTTGCTCACGTTGAATAGATCGAGCAAATCACTCGGTTCGACTTTGTGTTCGCGCATCATCTGCATTGCCCAAACTACATCGAGCACATGTGTTGAGTGGGTGGAGATACACACTCTGTACTCCCGCCACAAAAGCTCCATGATCAATAGCAAGACGACAGAGATGGCGTTCGGGTGCAATCCCATTTCCAATTCCTCGATGATGACCCAGTTGATTTGATCCCGTCGTTTTACTTTCGCGGCAGGCATAAGCCAATACAATCCCATTAGCAGCGGCACAAATTCACGTTGTCCTGCTGACCAAGCCAAATAGGGAATGGACTTGCTAGCATCACTCCGCCGCAACACCAACCGCTTTTGTGCACCGTGCCGATCAACGCGCAATCCGAATCCACCAAAAACATGTTGAGAAAGTAGATCGCGGTACTCCTTCTTAAGCCGATTCGTTTGGGGGAATAAGGCTTCCGCACGACCTAATTCCTGTTCCATGAGAATCCGAAATGTCTCGCTGAAATCCCGCACTGTGAACGGGTCTTCGCTCGCAAAACTTGTAAACGGACGGGGCCAGCCATTAGCCAATGAAAGCACCCGTTGCGCGGGAATGTAGAAGACTGTGTGCTTCTTCTTGCGGTTACGCACTCGCACCAGCTTTCCAGCATCATACGGTTGCCCATTCACCACAAGGGCGCTCGGAGGGGTGTCATTACGCCAAATCTCTTGCATCCCTTCGCCGAAATATACATCTAAGAAGGTCGGCAATGAGCCGCGCCAGTCAATCCCGTGCTTGCGCAATTCATCATGAACGTAGCCGATGTCAGCCACTAGCTTCAGGAACTGCAGAAAGATGCTTTTGCCGGTCGCTTGCGGGCCGACTAACACTGTCCAGTCACCGAACGAGATGTCCGCTTGTTGAATTGGTCCCAGGCGCTCTAATTTCAACGTCGAGATGTTCATTTGTTCTTTATTCTCTCACATGCATATTGCTTTTTCCAGCGGGGGTCAACGAACAATCGCAGCCACCGAATGCGCCGCCCTCGTGCTCAATTGATGTCAACCCTTATGCATATAGTCTGCCACCGTGAGCGTTGCCCTTGAAACAATGTTACAGTGGCAGCGAAATTGACAAGACCTGCAATGAGCCGGTAAGCTCTCGAACTTGCGACGCAATAGACCAAACTCATGAAAGAACCGCTGATACTACTACCCATGCGCTGGAACCCTGCGAAGGAAACTTTCTATCTACGTCGCCACTATGCCGAGGCCGTGTTTGAATCGGGCGGCATTCCGGTTTATGTTCCGCTGATTCCCGATGAGTCTTACATTGATCAGTTGGCATCGCGCGCCGATGGCATCATCTTGACGGGCAGCCAGAGCGACATTGATCCGGCTCGCTACGGCCAGCAACGGCATCCACGATTAGGCGACGTGCACGAGCAGCGGGATGAGGTAGACATGTTGCTCCTGAAGAGCGCCGAACGACGACATCTGCCTGTCTTAGGGATTTGCTTCGGGATGCAATCATTGAATGTCTATCGTGGCGGGACATTGATTCAGGACATCTCTGATCAGTTGGGCAGCCAGATCGAGCATGAGCAATCAATGCCCTATGACCACCCGTCGCATCGGGTGGCATTGTCTGCCGATTCGATCTTAGCTCAACTTGCAGGAACCACGGTCGTTCGCGTCAATAGCCTGCACCATCAAGCCGTTGATCGAATCGGTCATGGACTGCAACCGATCGCCTGGGCGCCGGATGGAGTTGTCGAGGCGCTAGTCAATACAGTGCCAGAGCAGTTCATGCTGGCCGTGCAATGGCATCCTGAATTGAGTTTTGCTGCCGATCCGTTTTCGCGTCGGTTATTCGCATGGTTCATTGAGCAGGTCAGGGAAGTTCGCCAGTAAAACCGAACAGATCATGTGGACAGAGTCAAAAGCAGAACATGTCGAACCCACCCGATTGGACAAGCGAGCTGTTGCTGTACTGAGCTTGGGCCATTTGGTCAATGATGCCTATTCGAGCACGATTTATCCGCTGCTGCCACTGCTCGCCGCGCAGCTTCGATTGAGCGAGGTTCAGGTTTTTTTCCTGGTGCCCACGCTTTCGCTGACCGCCGCTTTTTTACAGCCGTTGTATGGCTTCATTTCGGATCGGTACAGTCGCCGCATGTTTGCCGTGTTGGGGCCGGCG is part of the Blastocatellia bacterium genome and harbors:
- a CDS encoding amidohydrolase → MNKSCLIAILIVCMLPQSVVSQRAAATEQIARLVEAMKDKLVATRRDFHMYPELSNREERTARVIAERLRQLGLQVKTGVAKHGVVALLKGDKPGPVVAYRADMDALPIEETIDVPYKSRHPGVKHACGHDVHMTIGLGVAEVLSQMKSYIPGTIKFLFQPAEEGPPAGEEGGALLMIKEGALENPRPSAIFGLHVMPLMEVGTIGYNVGPVMASADRFTITIRGKKVHGAYPHEGIDAVVVAAHAVVALQTIRSRRTNTQDPIVLTIGSIQGGNRFNIISDEVKLEGTVRTLNEQTRSMVEQMIHQTLKGVTESFGASYTMSYIPGAAVTINDPQLGQQMLPTVRRVVGLDRVFSSPPQMGSEDFSYLAREVPGFFFFLGVGNKAKGITAMIHTPEFDVDEDSLLVGTKVAANLLLDYLEQTAK
- the tsaB gene encoding tRNA (adenosine(37)-N6)-threonylcarbamoyltransferase complex dimerization subunit type 1 TsaB; protein product: MSNQGPSDFTADAARSAAAPLILAVDTTSRRRSVAIARGTQALGMLAVDAVATHSWQLHEEIDLLLRKLSLNLNQIDLFGVTVGPGSFTGVRVGLSTIKGFAHSLNKPVVGVSSLAAHARAAGTIGLVCVCLDALRGEVYAQLFDVHQDGTVESLTDPSLALPGLVYASLIDEPTLTLIGDGVLASLDVLQDEAATARKNIIISPFIRSVKDAWVVIQDVPYLAPAVVALTVQEAERGHSASAAELLALYVRPADAELKRRY
- a CDS encoding gamma-glutamyl-gamma-aminobutyrate hydrolase family protein, which codes for MRWNPAKETFYLRRHYAEAVFESGGIPVYVPLIPDESYIDQLASRADGIILTGSQSDIDPARYGQQRHPRLGDVHEQRDEVDMLLLKSAERRHLPVLGICFGMQSLNVYRGGTLIQDISDQLGSQIEHEQSMPYDHPSHRVALSADSILAQLAGTTVVRVNSLHHQAVDRIGHGLQPIAWAPDGVVEALVNTVPEQFMLAVQWHPELSFAADPFSRRLFAWFIEQVREVRQ
- a CDS encoding ATP-binding protein, giving the protein MNISTLKLERLGPIQQADISFGDWTVLVGPQATGKSIFLQFLKLVADIGYVHDELRKHGIDWRGSLPTFLDVYFGEGMQEIWRNDTPPSALVVNGQPYDAGKLVRVRNRKKKHTVFYIPAQRVLSLANGWPRPFTSFASEDPFTVRDFSETFRILMEQELGRAEALFPQTNRLKKEYRDLLSQHVFGGFGLRVDRHGAQKRLVLRRSDASKSIPYLAWSAGQREFVPLLMGLYWLMPAAKVKRRDQINWVIIEELEMGLHPNAISVVLLLIMELLWREYRVCISTHSTHVLDVVWAMQMMREHKVEPSDLLDLFNVSKTKPMKEVASAVLQKEVRVYYFGRDGQTRDISRLDPGSEEEREAGWGGLTEFSGLVNKVVADVVNRHG
- a CDS encoding Nramp family divalent metal transporter, coding for MRLAPFGSAHLPPYQPADLPAYPGSFWKLVGPGAVLLGLSIGAGELIIWPTAVGRFGTGMIWAAGVGILLQMIINLEVARYTLATGETAYTGFSRIWRGFAPLFILINITSWLLPGWARSCGEAMRALFLGPLATPQEGGPDWLWTTLTFALVALTLFGPTLIYKSVERSTSAMVIIVLVGLLLLAWLSGSPRLWQEIGQGALNVGYKHPAISYAEFFSWIVFAGAGGTANLFFSFYLRDKHMGMGARLPALTSILRDRHPRDSLTGYRFVENYANARRWRQWWKHAIQDQLLFFWLLNSFTIFLFIFASLAVVYPMTQQGSIQWHGMQPFYQNKEITFLSLEAIALGQIFKPATTVFLLVAVATLMSTQLTLVDGVARSISDIIHTNFAFGRARPLGFWYALVATLWMSLGCLLTYVLETSTRAQGFLFLTGFVGGIAMAIYCPVTLLMNRRLLPPTARPGVMMTTLMSLVSAFYIGYAVFSIYNLVASYT